The following proteins are encoded in a genomic region of Mycolicibacterium confluentis:
- a CDS encoding amidase, translating into MSTDLHYMSAVDLLKAFREKSISPLEALESVQTRADEVEPKINALLERDWEDHTIRARASTERYAAGTPLGPLDGLPVVVKEEHPMAGREQSSGSLVVRDTAAETHPVPERMINAGAVVHARTTTPEFACAAICFSEKWGVTRNPWNRDYTPGGSSGGSAAALASGTAYLASASDMGGSIRIPASFSGVVGFKAPYGRVPSMPPYGLSTYCHEGPMARTVEDVVLFQNVIQGQHHKDPISLPSNPVPTDLGDVRGLKVAYALTLGDYAVEPEISLNTKRFADALADAGADVTEVTVPVVAKMVFETLLAHFDRNLSEYVDTACRDDSDYDRLMPYTRHIVELCREAGGRISPLQGITREAEIQAAVLQVFENHDALICPTMGAYGYLADDSYLDGIETNGHRFHHYLETALTPVFNIASRHPVLNVPSGLAPNGVPTGVQIVARPYDDVTAFRVGAAAEKALGIWLNPEWRPNI; encoded by the coding sequence ATGAGCACGGACCTCCACTACATGTCGGCTGTGGACCTACTGAAGGCGTTCAGAGAGAAGTCAATCTCTCCGCTTGAGGCGCTGGAGTCGGTGCAAACTCGCGCCGACGAAGTCGAGCCCAAGATCAACGCACTGCTGGAACGTGACTGGGAAGACCACACGATTCGTGCGCGCGCGTCGACCGAACGGTATGCAGCGGGTACGCCCTTGGGGCCACTCGATGGACTACCGGTGGTGGTGAAGGAAGAGCACCCCATGGCCGGCCGCGAGCAGTCATCGGGATCCCTGGTCGTCCGTGACACTGCTGCAGAGACACATCCTGTGCCGGAGAGGATGATCAACGCCGGAGCCGTTGTGCACGCCCGGACGACAACTCCTGAATTTGCTTGCGCAGCGATATGTTTCAGCGAGAAGTGGGGCGTGACACGCAATCCCTGGAACAGGGACTACACGCCCGGTGGCTCATCGGGGGGGTCCGCAGCTGCCTTGGCCAGCGGCACTGCGTACCTCGCAAGTGCATCCGATATGGGTGGGTCTATCCGGATCCCCGCGAGCTTTTCGGGTGTCGTCGGGTTCAAGGCCCCTTACGGACGCGTTCCGTCCATGCCGCCCTACGGCCTGAGTACGTACTGCCACGAGGGTCCGATGGCCCGCACCGTCGAAGACGTCGTTCTCTTCCAGAACGTCATCCAAGGTCAGCATCACAAGGACCCGATTTCCCTTCCGTCGAATCCCGTTCCCACCGATCTCGGGGACGTTCGCGGACTCAAAGTGGCGTATGCGCTGACACTCGGCGATTATGCCGTCGAACCCGAAATTTCCTTGAACACCAAGAGATTTGCGGACGCTCTCGCTGATGCCGGCGCCGACGTCACCGAAGTTACGGTGCCTGTGGTTGCGAAGATGGTCTTCGAAACGTTGCTCGCCCACTTCGATCGCAACCTCAGCGAGTACGTCGACACCGCCTGTCGTGACGACAGCGACTACGACCGCCTCATGCCCTATACCCGGCATATCGTCGAGCTCTGCCGAGAGGCCGGTGGTCGAATCTCGCCGTTGCAAGGAATAACCCGCGAGGCTGAGATTCAAGCCGCGGTACTCCAGGTCTTCGAAAACCACGACGCTCTAATCTGTCCCACCATGGGAGCCTACGGATACCTCGCCGACGACAGCTATCTCGACGGTATCGAGACCAACGGCCACCGCTTCCACCACTACCTCGAAACCGCGCTCACGCCTGTGTTCAATATCGCCAGCCGGCATCCCGTTCTGAATGTCCCTTCTGGTTTGGCCCCCAACGGTGTCCCGACGGGAGTGCAGATTGTTGCTCGGCCTTACGACGACGTCACCGCGTTCCGCGTCGGTGCAGCCGCCGAGAAAGCCCTCGGCATCTGGTTGAATCCCGAGTGGCGACCGAACATCTAG
- a CDS encoding cupin domain-containing protein: MQKFELNWTPFEAVAPERVTEGQPTTRLAEGVAGEALKSGLWEVTPGRFTTAPKGFDEVIHIVSGKGVLRSVDGSSIDLAPGVSFLMEDGFVGEWEIVEPLRKFYAKVSTTTVA, from the coding sequence ATGCAGAAGTTCGAACTCAACTGGACGCCCTTCGAGGCCGTGGCTCCCGAGCGTGTGACGGAGGGGCAGCCCACCACACGACTGGCTGAAGGCGTTGCCGGCGAGGCCCTGAAATCCGGGCTGTGGGAGGTGACGCCGGGCAGATTCACCACGGCCCCCAAGGGATTCGATGAAGTCATTCACATCGTCAGCGGGAAAGGGGTATTGCGGTCCGTTGATGGAAGTTCGATCGACCTGGCACCTGGAGTTTCGTTCCTGATGGAAGATGGCTTCGTCGGCGAGTGGGAGATCGTTGAGCCACTTCGGAAGTTCTACGCAAAGGTATCGACAACCACGGTCGCCTAG
- a CDS encoding epoxide hydrolase family protein yields the protein MGRSQLGTPIEHVQRLREFWLKSFDWARSQEELNRLPQFRCTVAGDNPHYVHLRSRTGQPRGALVLIHGWPGSFFEFYGLIDELMSDPAWSYDIVVPSLPGFAFSTPLSRPLGCRAMANRIRTLMTEILGYPT from the coding sequence CTGGGGCGCAGCCAGCTTGGTACCCCCATCGAGCACGTACAGCGACTGCGCGAGTTCTGGCTCAAATCCTTCGACTGGGCACGCTCCCAAGAAGAACTCAACAGGCTCCCGCAGTTTCGCTGCACGGTCGCTGGCGACAACCCGCACTACGTCCACCTCCGATCCCGCACCGGGCAGCCCCGCGGTGCTCTCGTACTGATACACGGATGGCCGGGCTCGTTCTTCGAGTTCTACGGCCTCATCGACGAGCTGATGTCAGACCCGGCGTGGTCTTACGACATCGTGGTGCCGTCATTACCGGGTTTCGCTTTCAGTACCCCGTTGAGCCGGCCGCTGGGGTGTCGCGCAATGGCCAATCGCATTCGCACGCTCATGACCGAAATTCTCGGCTACCCGACATAG
- a CDS encoding alpha/beta fold hydrolase, which produces MTRPQTLGIALHDSPLGAAAWIIEKYKRWSNCVDCDDIGERLGWQNLLTIVMLYLIDDAFVTSTWIYAGHELDDPSTLPPGARVEVPTAFAAYRDPVDPAPPRSLVERSHNLISGTEMPKGGHFAALEEPKLSAADLRRFLGLIDETVFSPYA; this is translated from the coding sequence GTGACACGGCCGCAAACGCTAGGCATCGCGCTGCACGACAGCCCGCTGGGAGCTGCAGCCTGGATTATCGAGAAGTACAAAAGATGGTCCAACTGTGTCGACTGCGATGACATCGGCGAACGTCTCGGATGGCAGAACTTGCTGACCATCGTGATGCTCTACCTCATCGACGACGCATTCGTCACCTCGACATGGATCTACGCCGGCCATGAACTGGACGATCCGTCTACTCTGCCTCCGGGCGCCAGAGTAGAAGTCCCGACGGCCTTCGCTGCCTACCGGGACCCCGTAGATCCCGCACCGCCACGATCACTGGTTGAACGTTCGCACAATCTGATCAGCGGGACTGAAATGCCCAAGGGCGGCCACTTCGCAGCTCTCGAGGAGCCCAAATTGTCTGCGGCAGATCTGCGCAGATTCCTGGGTCTAATCGACGAGACAGTATTTTCACCCTACGCATAA
- a CDS encoding IS3 family transposase (programmed frameshift), with product MARPYPREFRDDVVRVARNRDDGATIEQIATDFGVHPMTLHKWMRQADIDDGAKPGKSTGESAELREARRRIKLLEQENEVLRRATAYLSQANLPKRLYPLVSELAADGIPVAVTCRVLKLARQPYYRWRANPITDAEIIEAYRANALFDAHRDDPEFGYRYLVEEARDTGETMAERTAWRICSQNRLWSVFGKKRGKNGKVGPPVHDDLVERDFTAGGPNQLWLSDITEHRTDEGKLYLCAIKDVFSNRIVGYSIDSRMKSRLATTALSSAVARRGDVAGCILHSDRGSQFRSRRFVHALGRYEMVGSMGRVGAAGDNAAMESFFALLQKNVLDRRRWRTREELRIAIVTWIERTYHRRRRQAGLGRLTPIEFEAIMTTPASQAA from the exons ATGGCAAGGCCCTACCCCCGTGAGTTCCGCGACGACGTCGTGCGCGTGGCCCGCAACCGCGATGACGGGGCGACGATCGAGCAGATCGCCACCGATTTCGGTGTCCATCCGATGACCTTGCACAAGTGGATGCGCCAGGCTGATATCGACGATGGCGCCAAGCCTGGCAAGAGCACTGGCGAGTCTGCTGAGCTGCGTGAGGCGCGGCGGCGGATCAAACTGCTCGAGCAGGAGAACGAGGTCCTGCGCCGGGCCACGGCCTATCTGTCACAGGCCAACCTTCCG AAAAGGCTCTACCCGCTCGTAAGTGAGCTCGCCGCCGACGGGATCCCCGTCGCGGTGACGTGCCGGGTCCTCAAGCTCGCCCGCCAGCCGTACTACCGTTGGCGCGCCAATCCGATTACTGACGCGGAGATCATCGAGGCATATCGCGCCAACGCCCTGTTCGACGCCCACCGCGACGATCCCGAGTTCGGCTACCGCTACCTGGTCGAGGAGGCCCGCGACACCGGCGAGACGATGGCCGAGCGCACCGCTTGGCGGATCTGCTCACAGAATCGGTTGTGGAGCGTGTTCGGCAAGAAGCGCGGCAAGAACGGCAAGGTCGGCCCGCCGGTGCACGATGATCTTGTCGAACGCGACTTCACCGCCGGTGGCCCAAACCAGCTGTGGCTCAGCGATATCACCGAACATCGCACCGATGAAGGCAAGCTCTACCTCTGTGCCATCAAGGACGTGTTCTCCAACCGCATCGTCGGATACTCGATCGACTCCCGGATGAAGTCCCGGCTGGCCACCACAGCGCTCAGTAGTGCGGTGGCACGCCGCGGTGATGTTGCCGGTTGCATTCTGCACTCCGATCGCGGATCTCAATTCAGGTCAAGGAGATTCGTGCACGCACTCGGCCGTTACGAGATGGTCGGATCGATGGGCCGCGTCGGTGCGGCCGGCGACAACGCCGCCATGGAGAGCTTCTTCGCCCTGCTCCAGAAGAACGTGCTCGATCGCCGCCGCTGGCGCACCCGAGAAGAGCTGCGGATCGCGATCGTCACCTGGATCGAACGCACCTACCATCGCCGCCGGCGCCAAGCCGGACTCGGGCGGTTGACCCCGATCGAGTTCGAAGCCATTATGACCACACCGGCCAGTCAGGCCGCGTGA
- a CDS encoding MFS transporter, with translation MSFTLNGVFFATLVSRLPDVREGLDIGNGTLGFLLLMVAAGSLLGLPSSGRLTQMFGTGNVIRAGVLMCATGLIVLAYGAGPAHSVVCTAVALFVFGVGTGIWDVAHNIAGAEIEQQSGRTLLPYFHGAFSIGSIFGALLGVPLAAAHVALSIHVGIVALSCATGTLCAVRYLAPAQVAATRPLSRPRSAWREPRTLAIGAMVLAFAAVEGSANDWLALALIDGYGAAHWVGVAGFVTFSCAMAVGRFTVPSILDRWGRAPVLWASAACTAAGTLLVVFAGYWVVVLVGIVLWGFGASTGFPVGVSAAADDPDRAAARVSVVSTIGYMAFVVAPPLMGVLADRVGTLNSLLAITALMVPAAVSVLATRPIRDSDAPRTSQK, from the coding sequence GTGAGCTTCACGCTCAACGGGGTCTTCTTTGCCACGCTGGTCTCACGCTTGCCCGATGTGCGTGAGGGTCTTGACATTGGTAACGGCACCCTTGGTTTTCTGCTGCTGATGGTGGCCGCTGGTTCATTGCTGGGCCTACCGTCGAGCGGTCGTTTGACTCAGATGTTTGGAACTGGAAACGTCATCAGAGCCGGCGTCCTGATGTGCGCGACAGGACTAATCGTGCTTGCCTACGGAGCAGGCCCAGCTCACTCCGTGGTATGCACGGCCGTGGCACTGTTTGTTTTCGGTGTCGGTACCGGGATCTGGGATGTTGCACACAACATCGCCGGCGCCGAAATCGAGCAGCAGAGCGGTCGAACACTGCTGCCCTACTTCCACGGGGCCTTTAGCATCGGCTCGATTTTCGGCGCCTTGCTGGGTGTCCCGCTGGCTGCCGCTCACGTTGCCCTCAGCATCCACGTAGGCATCGTTGCCCTCAGCTGCGCAACGGGGACACTGTGTGCGGTCCGCTACCTTGCCCCAGCGCAAGTGGCTGCGACCCGACCCTTGAGCCGACCGCGTTCAGCTTGGCGCGAGCCGCGCACTTTGGCGATTGGCGCCATGGTGTTGGCCTTCGCGGCGGTTGAGGGTTCAGCAAACGACTGGCTGGCGTTGGCGCTGATCGACGGTTACGGAGCGGCGCATTGGGTGGGCGTAGCAGGGTTTGTGACTTTCTCCTGTGCGATGGCTGTCGGTCGTTTTACGGTTCCCAGCATTCTGGACCGATGGGGAAGGGCACCGGTGCTGTGGGCCAGCGCAGCGTGCACCGCCGCTGGAACCCTGCTCGTTGTTTTCGCAGGCTACTGGGTTGTGGTGCTGGTCGGCATCGTGTTGTGGGGGTTCGGAGCATCGACGGGGTTTCCCGTCGGCGTTTCGGCTGCCGCTGACGATCCTGACCGAGCAGCGGCCCGAGTGAGCGTCGTGTCAACGATCGGTTATATGGCCTTCGTGGTCGCGCCACCTCTGATGGGTGTGCTTGCCGACCGCGTGGGCACCCTGAACTCGCTTTTGGCAATTACGGCGCTTATGGTGCCCGCCGCTGTAAGCGTCCTCGCCACCCGGCCGATTCGCGATTCCGACGCCCCGCGCACAAGTCAAAAGTAG
- a CDS encoding cobalamin-dependent protein (Presence of a B(12) (cobalamin)-binding domain implies dependence on cobalamin itself, in one of its several forms, or in some unusual lineages, dependence on a cobalamin-like analog.), protein MTSPQIDLQQLIPDDLPDGNDLVREAKRRAEGIPVGRSRAVEERNGKSDREFKERCRDSGQLTTYINLGYKTWAETRDALHEITAAGVKRGYKLDRVSLVTDRRMGLPPEMRDGAIAETGLMMYTDADWEGATRDTDVEPEWNDHGVATPGGLSTTEAAIRAGFGYIGDFAEFNRYSYPGWDDDAEQMIRGVQAAAMIAQKRDHGVVLNSFIEDGFCSSFHDLATSLGWSMFQCYIAENLIGAAHAQSFGSTFSDPIRKQAFGMALDSINVDRVPPTFVHGDTNALVGDDFDRNAVIVAADVMYTIARELKHPTGAAMHATPVSEPIRIPTVDELVESLVIVSEAEKRVRACPDIIDWRPIYQMRDLIIKGGRQVFRNLLEGLGKIGVNTRDPLQLMLATRRLGASAIEDLFHAGEPDSSYPRGFKPIVASDTLARLQERRNSVLTSLRADGRLPDLRDVKVVTGGTDVHEYALHVLTQALSACGAKVIDLGINTTSPDIAKVVVETAADSVAVSTHNGMALTLGRRLKKELDARGVNPRVFMGGRLNEDLEHQEAADVRPMLRAEGIVPCDTVEEMIEHLRRKPTDTGVQIPPTMR, encoded by the coding sequence GTGACTTCGCCTCAGATTGACCTGCAGCAACTGATTCCCGATGATCTTCCCGACGGGAACGACCTAGTACGTGAGGCAAAGAGACGCGCCGAGGGGATCCCTGTCGGCCGGTCGCGCGCTGTCGAAGAACGTAACGGCAAGAGTGACCGTGAATTCAAAGAGCGGTGTCGAGATAGCGGCCAACTCACGACCTACATTAACCTCGGTTACAAAACATGGGCCGAGACGCGAGACGCTCTCCATGAAATCACCGCTGCCGGAGTAAAGCGTGGCTACAAGCTGGACCGCGTTTCCCTCGTCACCGATCGGCGAATGGGACTTCCCCCGGAGATGCGCGACGGCGCGATCGCTGAGACCGGACTCATGATGTACACCGACGCCGACTGGGAAGGAGCCACGCGAGACACCGACGTCGAGCCTGAATGGAACGACCACGGTGTGGCCACGCCCGGTGGGCTTTCGACCACCGAAGCCGCGATACGCGCCGGCTTCGGATACATCGGCGATTTCGCCGAATTCAATCGTTACAGCTATCCAGGATGGGACGACGACGCTGAGCAAATGATCCGCGGGGTACAGGCCGCGGCCATGATCGCGCAGAAGCGCGATCACGGGGTTGTGTTGAACTCATTCATCGAGGACGGGTTCTGTTCGTCATTCCACGACCTGGCAACGTCTTTGGGCTGGAGCATGTTTCAGTGCTACATCGCGGAGAACCTGATCGGTGCAGCCCACGCGCAGAGTTTCGGATCGACGTTCTCAGATCCGATCCGTAAACAAGCATTCGGTATGGCGCTCGATTCAATCAATGTGGACCGCGTCCCGCCAACATTTGTCCATGGGGATACCAACGCTCTGGTCGGCGACGACTTCGACCGCAATGCCGTGATCGTTGCCGCGGACGTGATGTACACGATCGCCCGAGAGTTGAAGCACCCGACGGGTGCAGCCATGCACGCCACCCCTGTCTCGGAGCCGATTCGCATCCCGACCGTCGACGAATTGGTCGAGTCGTTGGTGATCGTCAGTGAGGCCGAGAAGCGCGTCCGCGCATGTCCGGACATCATCGACTGGCGACCGATCTATCAAATGCGTGACCTGATCATCAAGGGCGGGCGACAGGTATTCCGTAACCTGCTGGAAGGTTTGGGGAAGATTGGCGTCAATACCCGCGATCCTCTGCAGTTGATGCTTGCGACACGACGGCTCGGCGCAAGTGCGATCGAGGACCTCTTTCACGCCGGCGAACCCGACTCCAGCTATCCGCGCGGGTTCAAGCCGATCGTGGCCAGCGACACGCTGGCCCGGCTCCAGGAGCGAAGAAACAGCGTGCTCACCAGCCTTCGTGCCGATGGCCGCCTTCCTGACCTGCGTGATGTCAAAGTCGTCACAGGCGGGACCGACGTGCATGAGTACGCGCTGCATGTCCTCACCCAAGCACTCTCCGCATGTGGGGCGAAGGTGATCGACCTCGGTATCAACACCACCTCCCCCGATATCGCGAAAGTTGTGGTGGAGACCGCTGCGGACTCGGTTGCGGTATCGACTCATAACGGAATGGCGCTAACCCTTGGCCGCCGACTCAAGAAAGAACTCGACGCTCGCGGGGTGAACCCGCGTGTCTTCATGGGCGGACGGCTCAATGAAGACCTCGAGCACCAGGAGGCCGCTGACGTTCGACCGATGTTGCGAGCAGAAGGGATCGTACCGTGCGACACCGTCGAAGAGATGATCGAGCACCTCCGCCGCAAACCCACTGACACCGGCGTGCAAATCCCGCCGACTATGCGATGA
- a CDS encoding glutamate mutase L: MSDHALTALPDPPDNGTLIGLVDFGSTFTKLRAVSQDGRFVDSSQHPTVGRDVLAGLTSAQRDIESRHPGKVFTQTLACSSAGGGLRMAVVGLERELTVEAARQAALSAGARVTTVVSAGLKSATDAHELLTQNPDIILLVGGTDGGDEKTLRESAGVLAGIDGHHVPVVIAGNDVVQEEAAKGLRDRGWTVARAPNVMPAIRAFSPEGVREVVRRLFISHVIGGKLIEGERLSQLVQMATPDAVLRGTELLAHMLAQRGAGTGLIVVDVGGATTDVHSALVGHSAPRGYKRPLLPQSVTARSVEADLGVRWNALGIVEAARREGLISTAEAAELADPAAVREQNPNYLSDCRAESDADRRLTMLAITVALRRHVGRERLTLTPDGAVLEREGRDLTKATLLVGTGGALRALNPPDLSTCLSNALGSKPLLLPRQVRTGMDDQYVLAAAGLLATASPLAARALLESAMPLLINSLSTKA; this comes from the coding sequence ATGAGTGACCATGCCCTGACCGCATTGCCGGATCCGCCTGACAATGGAACCTTGATTGGGCTCGTGGATTTCGGTAGCACCTTCACCAAGCTGCGCGCGGTCAGCCAGGACGGCCGCTTCGTGGATTCTTCTCAACACCCGACCGTCGGCCGGGACGTTCTTGCCGGCCTCACTTCAGCTCAAAGAGATATCGAAAGTCGCCATCCCGGCAAGGTCTTCACCCAAACGCTCGCCTGTTCCAGCGCTGGGGGCGGTCTCCGCATGGCCGTGGTGGGACTGGAACGTGAGCTGACTGTTGAAGCAGCACGGCAAGCCGCGCTCAGCGCCGGCGCCCGGGTGACCACGGTCGTCAGCGCAGGTCTTAAGAGCGCTACCGATGCTCACGAACTGCTCACACAGAATCCGGACATCATCCTGCTCGTCGGCGGAACGGATGGCGGCGACGAGAAGACATTGCGTGAGTCCGCCGGGGTCCTGGCCGGAATCGACGGCCATCACGTTCCGGTAGTGATCGCCGGCAATGACGTGGTCCAGGAAGAAGCCGCAAAAGGGCTTCGGGACCGCGGATGGACGGTCGCTCGCGCGCCAAACGTGATGCCGGCGATTCGGGCATTCAGCCCAGAGGGAGTGCGAGAAGTCGTACGGCGGCTTTTCATCAGTCATGTGATCGGCGGAAAGCTCATTGAGGGAGAACGGCTTTCGCAACTCGTTCAGATGGCAACCCCAGACGCAGTCCTACGGGGCACTGAACTCCTCGCCCACATGCTCGCACAGCGAGGTGCTGGAACTGGCCTAATCGTCGTCGATGTCGGCGGGGCGACAACAGACGTCCATTCGGCCTTGGTGGGACACTCGGCACCTCGGGGCTATAAGCGACCCCTCCTGCCGCAGTCCGTGACTGCTCGATCAGTCGAGGCTGACCTGGGTGTCCGGTGGAATGCCCTCGGTATTGTCGAGGCGGCGCGCCGAGAAGGACTCATCAGCACCGCTGAGGCCGCCGAGCTCGCCGACCCCGCAGCGGTTCGCGAACAGAACCCGAACTACCTCTCCGACTGCCGAGCCGAATCAGATGCTGATCGCCGCCTGACGATGCTTGCGATCACGGTCGCGTTACGACGTCACGTCGGTCGCGAACGCCTGACGCTCACGCCGGACGGTGCAGTCCTTGAACGAGAGGGTCGTGACCTCACAAAGGCTACGCTCCTCGTCGGCACCGGAGGCGCTCTGCGGGCGCTCAATCCGCCGGATCTCAGCACCTGCCTGAGCAACGCCTTAGGGAGTAAGCCGCTGTTACTTCCCCGTCAAGTTCGTACAGGCATGGACGATCAATACGTGCTGGCAGCGGCAGGCCTGTTGGCCACTGCCAGCCCGCTAGCGGCGCGTGCGCTGCTGGAGTCAGCCATGCCGTTACTCATCAACAGCCTCAGCACCAAGGCTTAA
- a CDS encoding aromatic ring-hydroxylating oxygenase subunit alpha, with amino-acid sequence MSVLDENDSVIDDDEIVTSLPQRYYTSAEQFTEDVEKIWKRQWLYAGHVSQVKSPGDFFTFTILNESLIIIRTRDNEILALHNVCRHRGMRMCEGSGRARRIVCPYHSWSYGTEGELLAASPQQSGLDLDFDQLGLHRAQVSVWQGLIFVNFSPEPLREVEDMVGPEGTAAMARLEPEKMKVIHSHVYPTRANWKLLLENGVECYHCPTVHHEFCKVLDPSAMTGYYAEDYNASLVQELVIPLQYGKDSLTLSGNVASKKLLGDFGRGTPIPPDYSGTGFMTQPGYTWGDFHPDHAMIATCYPTGPTSSEFAAYWLVHEDAVEGVDFEVEDVIGLWATTHPQDAMTLERQQAGIESSAYIPGPYSASAEPAITGALDLYLRMLGER; translated from the coding sequence GTGTCTGTTCTTGATGAGAACGATTCTGTTATTGATGACGACGAGATCGTGACAAGTCTTCCGCAGCGCTACTACACCTCGGCAGAGCAGTTCACGGAGGACGTAGAAAAGATTTGGAAGCGTCAATGGCTATATGCGGGCCACGTTTCGCAGGTCAAGTCCCCGGGTGACTTCTTTACCTTCACGATTCTCAACGAGAGCCTGATCATAATCCGAACCAGGGACAACGAGATCCTGGCGCTGCACAACGTCTGCAGACACCGCGGCATGCGCATGTGCGAAGGTTCCGGCCGCGCGCGACGCATTGTCTGTCCCTATCACTCCTGGTCCTACGGCACCGAAGGCGAACTACTAGCCGCTTCGCCACAACAAAGCGGACTAGATCTGGACTTCGACCAGCTCGGACTTCACCGTGCCCAGGTGTCGGTCTGGCAGGGCCTGATCTTCGTGAACTTTTCGCCTGAACCTCTGCGCGAGGTTGAGGACATGGTTGGTCCTGAAGGCACGGCTGCGATGGCTCGACTCGAGCCGGAGAAGATGAAGGTCATCCACAGTCACGTGTATCCGACCAGGGCCAACTGGAAGTTGCTGTTAGAGAACGGCGTTGAGTGCTATCACTGCCCCACGGTGCATCACGAATTCTGCAAGGTGCTCGACCCGTCCGCCATGACCGGCTACTACGCAGAGGATTACAACGCTAGCCTCGTCCAAGAACTTGTCATCCCGCTCCAATACGGTAAGGATTCTCTGACCCTCAGCGGCAACGTGGCCTCAAAGAAGCTTCTTGGCGACTTTGGGCGTGGCACCCCTATTCCCCCGGACTACAGCGGGACCGGATTCATGACCCAACCGGGGTACACGTGGGGCGATTTCCACCCCGATCACGCCATGATCGCCACTTGCTACCCGACGGGTCCGACGTCGTCGGAGTTCGCGGCCTACTGGCTCGTACATGAGGATGCGGTCGAGGGCGTGGACTTCGAGGTTGAGGACGTCATTGGGCTGTGGGCGACGACCCACCCCCAGGATGCGATGACGCTGGAGCGTCAGCAGGCGGGGATCGAATCGAGCGCCTACATACCCGGCCCCTACAGCGCCAGCGCCGAACCGGCGATCACCGGGGCACTTGATCTCTACCTGCGGATGCTTGGCGAACGGTGA